Proteins encoded in a region of the Vicia villosa cultivar HV-30 ecotype Madison, WI linkage group LG5, Vvil1.0, whole genome shotgun sequence genome:
- the LOC131605069 gene encoding uncharacterized protein LOC131605069 has product MAGNNNNTVLVPTPDPFRLTDMIEESSQALHRRGGRRHSAERNGRTGHETPQSVRRPPPQHVEQAQNDEAEQLQPQNNGEDTARNDRNAELIQTQPEQPLTRVQHETDHRDGQTASSSTRSRERPRTHHRQTRDATDAHGETDPSTLVILKELQRTNRLIRLQGERIEKLEKRHRHRSPPRRHRRSRSSSSRSPPRRTRRRSPSSSRSPPKRSRRQRSYSRSPLRKSMKNRRPEPAEEESPSPDREERRLARKGRKPRKEEPARRNTHSISPSASDEEEFRSPLSESIKRARLPRGMEKPPTLDAYDGTTDPDDHIRNLEAVMEYHVV; this is encoded by the coding sequence ATGGCcggtaacaacaacaacactgtCCTCGTCCCGACCCCCGATCCTTTTCGTCTTACGGACATGATCGAGGAATCCAGCCAGGCTCTGCATCGACGGGGAGGTCGACGACACTCTGCTGAAAGGAATGGGAGGACAGGTCATGAGACCCCCCAATCCGTCAGAAGACCACCGCCTCAGCACGTCGAGCAGGCTCAGAATGACGAGGCCGAGCAGCTCCAACCTCAGAACAACGGAGAGGACACAGCTCGGAACGATCGGAACGCCGAGTTGATCCAAACCCAGCCTGAACAACCGCTGACTCGCGTCCAACACGAGACTGACCACAGGGACGGGCAGACTGCCTCCTCCTCCACCCGTTCCCGTGAGAGACCGAGAACTCACCATCGGCAGACTCGGGATGCTACAGATGCCCATGGGGAAACCGACCCCTCGACCCTCGTCATCCTCAAAGAGCTGCAGCGGACCAACCGCCTCATCCGACTCCAGGGCGAACGGATTGAGAAACTGGAGAAGAGGCACCGTCACCGCTCTCCCCCGCGGAGACACCGTCGATCGCGTTCCTCCTCTTCGCGCTCCCCGCCTAGGAGGACTCGCCGACGCTCACCATCCTCCTCTCGGTCTCCACCAAAAAGATCCCGCCGCCAAAGGTCCTACTCGCGCTCCCCTCTGCGAAAAAGCATGAAAAATCGGAGGCCTGAGCCCGCAGAGGAAGAGAGCCCTTCTCCCGACAGAGAGGAAAGAAGGCTCGCCAGGAAGGGGAGGAAACCTCGCAAGGAGGAACCCGCCCGGCGTAACACACACTCGATCTCTCCGAGCGCCAGCGACGAGGAGGaattccgcagccccttgtccgaaAGCATTAAAAGGGCCCGCCTTCCCCGAGGAATGGAAAAACCCCCGACTTTGGATGCATACGACGGGACTACAGATCCCGACGACCACATCAGGAACCTGGAGGCCGTCATGGAGTATCACGTCGTCTAA